Proteins encoded in a region of the Marinococcus sp. PL1-022 genome:
- a CDS encoding mannitol-1-phosphate 5-dehydrogenase: protein MIAVQIGAGNIGRGFIGQVLSDAGYELYFADVNDSLIDQLKDKGEYVVELAEDGASAQTISGVQAFHSAKEEDALVQKLAEADLITTAVGPAVLKHVAPVIAKALKQKAAEGNASPVNIIACENMVAGTAELRKYIWEQLTEDEKTESGSFAGFANAAVDRIVPNQPEGQGLKVVVEPFLEWAVEEPSLKGKTPDIPAVTYVDDLTPYIERKLFTVNTGHAALAYVGFLYGCETTKEAMEHPEVSGAFEAAIRETGRLLQIKHGFGEKEQNEYQAKIKGRFSNEYLSDPVTRVGRGPIRKLGPKDRLVRPAVELQEAGERPEALAFVIAAALQFNVTEDGEAVELQNTIDREGYKGALSHYAELPVHHPLVELVAGYLPEQ from the coding sequence ATGATCGCGGTACAGATAGGCGCTGGAAACATCGGCCGTGGGTTTATCGGACAGGTGCTGTCTGATGCCGGATACGAGCTGTATTTTGCTGATGTTAATGATTCCCTGATCGATCAGCTGAAGGACAAGGGCGAATATGTGGTAGAGCTCGCTGAAGACGGAGCTTCTGCGCAGACCATTTCAGGAGTGCAGGCCTTTCACAGTGCGAAAGAGGAAGACGCTCTTGTACAGAAGCTGGCGGAAGCGGATTTGATTACGACGGCTGTCGGGCCGGCAGTATTAAAGCATGTAGCTCCCGTTATTGCAAAAGCATTAAAGCAAAAAGCTGCTGAAGGAAACGCCAGCCCGGTTAATATTATCGCCTGCGAAAACATGGTGGCCGGAACAGCGGAATTAAGGAAATACATCTGGGAGCAGCTGACGGAGGACGAAAAAACAGAATCCGGCAGCTTTGCCGGATTCGCCAATGCTGCCGTGGACCGTATTGTACCTAACCAGCCTGAGGGTCAGGGGCTGAAGGTAGTCGTTGAACCATTTTTAGAATGGGCGGTGGAAGAACCTTCGCTGAAAGGAAAAACGCCGGACATCCCGGCTGTGACCTACGTGGATGACCTCACTCCGTATATTGAGCGGAAGCTGTTTACGGTAAACACTGGCCATGCAGCGCTTGCCTACGTCGGCTTCCTGTACGGATGTGAAACGACGAAAGAAGCGATGGAGCACCCGGAGGTCTCAGGCGCCTTTGAAGCAGCGATCCGGGAAACAGGCCGCCTGCTTCAAATCAAACACGGGTTCGGTGAAAAAGAACAGAACGAATACCAGGCAAAAATCAAAGGGCGGTTTTCAAACGAGTATCTTTCCGATCCGGTGACCCGGGTGGGCCGCGGGCCGATCCGGAAGCTCGGTCCAAAGGATCGTTTAGTCCGTCCTGCGGTGGAGCTGCAGGAAGCCGGGGAGCGTCCGGAGGCACTGGCATTTGTTATCGCTGCTGCCCTTCAGTTCAATGTAACTGAAGACGGGGAGGCTGTGGAGCTCCAAAACACCATCGACCGTGAAGGATACAAAGGAGCTTTGAGCCATTACGCTGAGCTTCCTGTACATCACCCGCTGGTTGAATTGGTTGCCGGATATCTTCCGGAACAATAA
- a CDS encoding PTS sugar transporter subunit IIA: MTKPVLQQENVKLNVSLGGKEEAIREAGGVLVDNGYVQQKYIDSMLEREKVTSTFMGNGVAIPHGTEESREWVDHSGLSVVQVPDGVDFDGNEVRILIGIAGKGDEHLNILSKIAIVCSDEDNIEKMVQASSKEELLDVIGEVELS, translated from the coding sequence ATGACTAAACCAGTACTGCAGCAGGAAAATGTGAAATTGAACGTATCGCTCGGGGGAAAAGAGGAAGCCATTCGTGAAGCGGGAGGCGTTCTTGTTGATAACGGATACGTGCAGCAAAAGTATATTGACAGCATGCTCGAGCGTGAAAAAGTGACATCGACCTTTATGGGAAACGGGGTTGCGATTCCGCACGGTACGGAGGAGTCGCGCGAATGGGTGGACCATTCCGGTTTGTCAGTGGTCCAGGTGCCGGACGGAGTGGATTTTGACGGCAATGAAGTAAGAATTCTGATTGGTATCGCCGGCAAAGGTGATGAACATCTAAACATTTTATCGAAGATTGCAATTGTGTGTTCCGACGAAGACAATATCGAAAAAATGGTCCAGGCTTCCTCTAAGGAAGAGCTGCTTGATGTAATCGGAGAGGTTGAACTTTCATGA
- a CDS encoding BglG family transcription antiterminator has product MEYLTGRERELLLHLLHHQELKPVAEIAEEMNVSSRTIHRDLDKLESWIVGEKVELERRTGSGVRLKGAEEDLEEIRLRLQRPAVIEYTPDERRTLLICLILESDGPVKLTALGAELKVTIATISQDLDKLKDWLELFSLILVRRRGYGVEVQGPEAAKRRAMSSLIAENVEEKELLSSIRHHIYERNVQTEQGRVAARLLDMVGENHWSTVEQVLSNMQDQLPQNFADSAYIGLIVHLTLAIERISVGESIDINADYMENLRETKEFAIAEAIIQKLERVLELSIPEAEIGYITMHLRGAKLRTPVENQLEVEHLPVAMKAKALIQEMERLTEEPLGKNHSLYEGLVAHLEPALYRLSENMRIHNPLMESIKENYADLFAKLRQAADTVFTESYLPDAEVGFLVLHFGTAIEHEEAASPLHALVVCSSGIGSSKLLESRLRKEVPVLGDLENVSLLDLEEMNMDDYDLIISTIPLDPQPLPHLVVHPFLNEEDTKAVLRAADSIYRQQSRAGVSVKRKEALETPLSLYEIQLCADLTVQMYHHFYMRKVTGEKNAEEAVHWIMGEVKKENIVQDAESIAEEIWEKQAKGFAIPGTNVALFHTRSTLVNQPSLTLWELEAPEALTAMDGRITDVDRLLVMLAPEQERKEVFELMSVISEEMLMNPDRLDVLRSGEEIDIQKHIDEVFREWLKRKIN; this is encoded by the coding sequence ATGGAATATCTTACGGGCCGGGAACGGGAACTGCTGCTGCATCTTCTGCATCATCAGGAGCTGAAGCCAGTGGCTGAAATAGCTGAAGAGATGAATGTAAGCTCCCGTACTATCCATCGGGACCTTGATAAGCTGGAGAGCTGGATTGTCGGCGAAAAGGTTGAACTTGAAAGACGGACCGGAAGCGGTGTGCGGCTGAAGGGAGCGGAGGAGGATCTTGAAGAAATCAGACTCCGCCTCCAGCGTCCTGCCGTTATTGAATATACGCCGGATGAACGCCGTACTCTGCTGATCTGTCTCATTCTGGAGTCAGACGGGCCCGTTAAATTAACGGCGCTCGGCGCAGAATTAAAAGTAACTATAGCAACGATCAGCCAGGATTTGGATAAACTCAAAGACTGGCTTGAGCTATTTTCCCTCATCCTTGTGAGACGAAGGGGCTACGGGGTGGAGGTTCAGGGCCCGGAAGCGGCTAAGCGCCGGGCGATGAGCAGCCTGATTGCAGAAAATGTGGAAGAAAAGGAGCTGCTCAGCTCAATCCGTCACCACATTTATGAACGAAATGTGCAAACTGAACAGGGGCGTGTAGCTGCACGTCTGCTTGATATGGTTGGAGAAAACCACTGGTCGACGGTGGAGCAGGTGCTGTCGAATATGCAGGACCAGCTTCCGCAGAATTTTGCCGACAGTGCCTATATCGGTCTGATTGTCCATTTAACCCTGGCGATTGAGCGCATCTCGGTGGGAGAGAGCATTGATATTAATGCGGATTACATGGAGAACCTGCGTGAAACGAAAGAGTTTGCGATTGCAGAAGCTATTATTCAAAAGCTTGAGCGTGTACTTGAGCTTTCCATTCCAGAAGCAGAAATCGGCTATATTACGATGCATCTGCGGGGGGCAAAGCTTCGGACGCCGGTGGAAAACCAACTGGAGGTAGAGCACCTGCCAGTGGCGATGAAAGCAAAAGCGTTAATTCAGGAGATGGAAAGGTTAACGGAGGAGCCACTTGGGAAAAACCATTCCCTGTACGAAGGGCTGGTGGCTCATCTCGAGCCGGCCCTGTACCGGCTTAGTGAAAACATGAGAATCCATAATCCGTTGATGGAATCTATTAAAGAGAATTATGCTGATTTGTTTGCAAAGCTTCGTCAGGCAGCTGATACCGTGTTTACGGAGAGCTATCTCCCGGATGCCGAGGTTGGTTTTCTCGTTCTTCATTTTGGAACGGCGATAGAGCATGAAGAAGCTGCCTCTCCTCTCCATGCGCTTGTAGTGTGCTCGAGCGGTATCGGTTCGTCAAAGCTGCTCGAAAGTCGGCTGCGGAAAGAGGTGCCCGTGCTCGGAGATCTCGAAAATGTGAGTCTGCTCGATCTCGAGGAAATGAATATGGACGACTATGATTTGATTATCTCTACGATTCCACTGGATCCTCAGCCGCTTCCTCATTTAGTTGTTCATCCTTTTTTAAATGAAGAAGATACAAAGGCAGTCCTCCGGGCAGCGGACTCCATCTACCGGCAGCAGAGCAGAGCCGGGGTGTCAGTGAAACGGAAGGAAGCACTTGAAACGCCGCTCAGCTTATATGAAATACAGCTTTGTGCGGATTTAACCGTACAGATGTATCATCATTTTTATATGAGAAAAGTGACGGGCGAAAAGAACGCCGAAGAAGCAGTTCACTGGATCATGGGCGAGGTAAAGAAAGAAAATATCGTTCAGGATGCCGAAAGCATCGCAGAGGAGATCTGGGAAAAGCAGGCGAAGGGGTTTGCGATTCCAGGAACCAATGTGGCGTTGTTTCATACTCGAAGCACTCTGGTGAATCAACCGTCGCTGACGCTGTGGGAGCTCGAAGCACCGGAGGCGCTTACAGCCATGGACGGCAGGATCACGGACGTTGACCGTCTTTTGGTCATGCTTGCACCGGAGCAGGAACGAAAAGAAGTATTTGAGCTGATGAGTGTCATCAGCGAAGAAATGCTGATGAACCCCGATCGGCTGGATGTCCTCAGGAGTGGAGAAGAAATTGACATTCAAAAGCATATTGATGAAGTTTTTCGGGAATGGTTGAAACGGAAAATAAATTAA
- a CDS encoding PTS mannitol-specific transporter subunit IIBC → MSASTESAPQKKSIRSRIQKFGSFLSSMIMPNIGAFIAWGLITALFIESGWLPNETLAALVDPMIIYLLPLLIGYTGGKIVHDVRGGVVGAVATIGVIAGADIPMFLGAMAMGPLGGIAIKGFDKLVEGKIRQGFEMLVNNFSAGIIGFFLAIFGLLAIGPIVEWLTNVLSEAVDFLVNTGLLPLTSIIIEPAKVLFLNNAINHGVLSPIAAEQVASAGKSILYLLEPNPGPGVGILLAFAIFGTGISKASAPGAMVIQFLGGIHEIYFPYVLSKPLTILAAIAGGMTGVFTFSLFNVGLTSVPSPGSIFPVLGLAAPGDTLGVLLGVVLSAAVSFIIASLILKFSSNEGETLEESTAKMESMKGKKSSAASALHSNADTAEAGTGAYLDKDVNKIVFACDAGMGSSAMGASVMKDKVKKAGLDISVTNTSISNIPDDADLIITHKDLTERARQKRPDAEHVSVENFLGSDKYDEVVEDLKQKKGVGEGSSAGTAAAKASVNKIIFACDAGMGSSAMGASVMKDKVKKAGLDISVSNTSISNIPDDADLIITHKDLTERARQKRPDAEHVSVENFLGSDKYDEVVEDLKTRE, encoded by the coding sequence ATGAGTGCATCAACAGAAAGTGCACCGCAGAAAAAAAGCATCCGTTCAAGGATTCAAAAGTTCGGCAGCTTTTTAAGCAGTATGATTATGCCGAATATTGGTGCTTTTATTGCATGGGGGCTGATTACGGCATTGTTTATCGAATCGGGGTGGCTGCCAAACGAAACATTGGCAGCGCTGGTAGACCCGATGATTATTTATCTGCTTCCGCTTTTGATTGGTTACACAGGCGGTAAAATTGTTCACGACGTGCGCGGCGGGGTCGTTGGCGCGGTGGCAACCATCGGTGTTATTGCAGGGGCTGATATTCCAATGTTTCTCGGAGCCATGGCGATGGGCCCTCTTGGCGGTATTGCCATTAAAGGATTCGATAAGCTGGTAGAAGGAAAGATCCGCCAGGGCTTTGAAATGCTTGTAAATAACTTTTCCGCGGGGATTATTGGCTTCTTTCTGGCTATCTTTGGCCTTCTTGCCATTGGGCCAATTGTGGAATGGTTAACGAATGTTTTAAGCGAAGCGGTGGACTTCCTGGTCAACACAGGTCTGCTGCCGTTAACGAGTATTATTATTGAACCGGCAAAGGTGCTGTTTTTAAACAACGCTATTAACCACGGTGTGTTGAGCCCTATCGCAGCAGAACAGGTGGCATCTGCGGGCAAATCGATTTTATACCTGCTTGAGCCAAACCCGGGTCCCGGTGTAGGGATACTGCTTGCATTTGCGATATTTGGTACAGGTATTTCGAAAGCTTCTGCCCCAGGTGCTATGGTTATTCAATTCCTGGGTGGTATTCATGAGATTTACTTCCCGTATGTATTGTCGAAGCCTCTGACTATTCTTGCAGCTATTGCAGGCGGCATGACCGGGGTATTCACATTCTCCCTATTTAATGTCGGTCTCACAAGCGTTCCATCACCAGGAAGTATCTTTCCGGTACTCGGACTCGCAGCTCCTGGAGATACCTTAGGAGTTCTGTTGGGGGTAGTGCTTTCAGCCGCCGTATCATTTATTATCGCTTCTTTGATTCTGAAGTTCAGCTCCAATGAAGGAGAAACTCTCGAAGAATCCACAGCGAAAATGGAAAGCATGAAAGGCAAGAAAAGCTCGGCAGCCTCTGCACTTCATTCTAATGCAGATACCGCTGAAGCAGGTACGGGTGCTTATTTGGATAAAGATGTTAACAAAATCGTCTTTGCCTGCGACGCGGGGATGGGATCCAGCGCTATGGGAGCATCGGTCATGAAGGACAAGGTGAAAAAGGCCGGGCTTGATATCAGCGTAACGAACACATCGATCTCGAACATTCCGGATGACGCGGACCTGATTATCACGCACAAGGATTTGACTGAACGGGCGCGGCAGAAACGTCCGGACGCTGAACATGTTTCAGTGGAAAATTTCCTCGGAAGCGACAAGTACGATGAAGTAGTTGAAGACCTGAAGCAGAAAAAAGGCGTGGGGGAAGGCTCCTCAGCTGGAACAGCGGCAGCAAAGGCGTCGGTTAACAAAATCATCTTTGCCTGCGATGCCGGTATGGGATCCAGCGCTATGGGAGCATCGGTCATGAAGGACAAGGTGAAAAAGGCGGGGCTCGATATCAGTGTATCGAACACATCGATCTCGAACATTCCGGATGACGCGGACCTGATTATCACGCACAAGGATTTGACTGAACGGGCGCGGCAGAAACGTCCGGACGCTGAACATGTTTCAGTGGAAAACTTCCTCGGAAGCGACAAGTACGACGAAGTAGTTGAAGACTTGAAAACAAGAGAATAA
- a CDS encoding aldo/keto reductase — protein sequence MEHTSIAGTNLRPSRIGLGTWAIGGTQWGGTDEKQSIDTIHAALDKGITLVDTAPAYGFGESEKIVGRALQQDNKRQNVVLSSKCAMNWNEDGVFRDGTAARIRQEIDDSLQRLQTDHIDIYHVHWPDPKADMTETAGAMKEILDAGKIRAIAVSNFTVEQLEEFQKTAPVHVIQPPYNIFERGIEEDILPYAEKQDISTLLYGSLCRGLLSGKMTENTTFEGDDLRNGDPKFQSDRFPQYIAAVNELDQYVQNKYDKRVIHLAVRWVLDQPGTSTALWGGRRPDQMNGIEEIMNWQLDQTDMKAVNEIVNKHVKDPVGPEFMAPPTR from the coding sequence ATGGAACATACTTCAATTGCCGGCACGAATCTGCGTCCGTCCCGGATAGGGCTCGGAACGTGGGCGATTGGCGGCACGCAGTGGGGCGGAACAGATGAAAAGCAGTCGATTGATACGATTCATGCAGCGCTTGATAAAGGCATCACCCTTGTGGATACTGCTCCTGCTTACGGGTTCGGAGAATCAGAAAAAATCGTAGGGAGGGCGCTGCAGCAGGATAATAAACGGCAAAATGTCGTACTGTCGAGCAAGTGCGCGATGAACTGGAACGAGGATGGCGTCTTCCGGGACGGCACAGCTGCCAGGATCCGTCAGGAAATTGATGATTCCCTGCAGCGGCTGCAGACAGACCACATCGATATTTATCACGTGCACTGGCCGGATCCTAAAGCAGATATGACCGAAACGGCAGGAGCTATGAAAGAGATTCTCGATGCAGGAAAAATCCGCGCGATAGCGGTCAGCAATTTCACTGTTGAGCAGCTCGAAGAATTTCAAAAAACGGCGCCGGTTCATGTTATTCAGCCGCCGTATAATATTTTCGAACGGGGCATTGAGGAAGATATTCTCCCATATGCCGAAAAACAGGACATTTCCACGCTGCTGTACGGTTCACTGTGCCGTGGGCTGTTAAGCGGTAAAATGACAGAAAACACGACATTTGAAGGTGATGACCTCCGTAACGGAGACCCTAAGTTTCAGTCGGACCGTTTTCCGCAGTACATTGCGGCGGTAAATGAACTCGATCAATACGTGCAGAATAAATACGACAAGCGCGTGATCCATCTGGCTGTCCGCTGGGTGCTTGACCAGCCTGGCACAAGCACAGCCCTTTGGGGCGGACGCCGCCCGGACCAGATGAATGGCATTGAGGAAATTATGAACTGGCAGCTCGACCAGACGGATATGAAAGCCGTGAACGAAATTGTAAACAAGCATGTAAAAGACCCGGTGGGACCCGAGTTTATGGCCCCTCCGACCAGGTAA
- a CDS encoding n-acetylglutamate synthase, with translation MNYHGRQFAGIENSAGGEVSGRTVFHYEQDGSVLRARYSGGEVVSGVLIGKVYANGDLEFRYNHVNEDWSLRGGKCYSVPQVLEDGRIRLHEQWQWQDESSEDGTSIVEELKSDMV, from the coding sequence GTGAACTACCACGGCAGACAGTTTGCAGGCATAGAAAACAGCGCGGGCGGAGAGGTCTCAGGCCGGACCGTTTTTCATTACGAGCAGGACGGGTCAGTGCTTAGGGCCCGCTATTCTGGAGGCGAAGTCGTTTCCGGTGTTTTAATTGGAAAGGTGTATGCCAATGGTGATCTGGAATTCCGCTACAACCACGTAAACGAGGACTGGAGCCTCCGCGGCGGAAAGTGTTACTCGGTCCCGCAAGTGCTGGAAGACGGAAGAATCCGCCTGCATGAACAGTGGCAGTGGCAGGATGAAAGCAGTGAAGATGGGACGTCCATCGTAGAGGAATTAAAAAGCGATATGGTTTAA
- the thiT gene encoding energy-coupled thiamine transporter ThiT, whose protein sequence is MIETAFMAALSFILGFLEFGGPWLAGGSISFIMVPIFLMAFRRGWKAGIATGFLAGMLQLLQGATIVHPVQLVLEYPIAYTVLGFAAIFTTHAVFRERIPYLLMLIGIVFGALLRYIDHFVSGVIWFGSYAPEGTPVVAYSALYNASYLIPQTIITVIILFVIAKYRPKFFDQPKWK, encoded by the coding sequence ATGATAGAAACAGCATTCATGGCTGCTCTCTCTTTTATTTTAGGATTTCTTGAATTCGGCGGACCGTGGCTCGCCGGCGGTTCGATTTCTTTTATTATGGTTCCTATTTTTCTGATGGCTTTTCGCCGCGGTTGGAAAGCAGGGATTGCGACAGGATTTCTGGCAGGAATGCTCCAGCTTCTGCAGGGGGCAACCATCGTCCATCCCGTTCAGCTTGTGCTTGAATACCCAATCGCCTATACCGTGCTCGGCTTTGCCGCCATTTTCACGACCCACGCTGTTTTCCGTGAACGTATTCCTTATCTTTTGATGCTTATTGGCATTGTCTTTGGAGCGCTGCTTCGCTATATCGACCACTTTGTCTCAGGCGTCATCTGGTTTGGCAGCTACGCCCCGGAAGGTACACCTGTTGTGGCTTATTCAGCACTGTACAACGCTTCGTATTTAATTCCGCAAACCATTATTACCGTGATTATTCTGTTTGTTATCGCAAAGTATCGTCCGAAATTTTTCGACCAGCCAAAATGGAAATAG
- a CDS encoding oxidoreductase: protein MQPINTAIIAFGFSGSVFHTPIIEKSDHFNIRLVSSSSAEKVHERLPGVEVTDAAEEACQREDIDLVVITSPNTTHYPLAKAAIKNGKHVVLEKPFVPTYEEAVELTELAEANDVVLSVYHNRRWDGDFLTIRSLMEAGALGDIHTFQAAWNDYAPEVEGLWREQDLPGSGSWFDLGAHFIDQALELFGMPETIFADLEIQRPNTNNTDYFHAILGYPNQRVILQSSFLAVGEVPRYIVHGTKGSFVKYGFDPQEEMLINGTLPGDRGWAVEDEAYYGTFTDAYGGTEKIPTHQGSYESYYEKIARAIQEDGKNPVTAIEASRVIRLLELAEKSDWEKRVISVSFNE, encoded by the coding sequence ATGCAGCCGATCAATACTGCTATCATCGCTTTTGGTTTTTCAGGTTCTGTGTTTCATACACCTATTATTGAAAAAAGCGATCACTTTAATATCCGGCTTGTTTCATCATCGAGTGCAGAAAAGGTACATGAGCGGCTTCCGGGTGTTGAAGTGACCGATGCAGCAGAGGAAGCCTGCCAGCGCGAGGATATTGATCTTGTTGTCATTACGAGTCCAAACACCACGCATTACCCTTTGGCTAAAGCTGCAATTAAAAACGGCAAGCACGTTGTTCTGGAAAAACCATTCGTGCCTACATATGAGGAAGCCGTAGAGCTGACAGAGCTCGCCGAAGCGAATGATGTCGTTTTAAGTGTATATCACAACCGCCGCTGGGACGGTGATTTTTTAACGATCCGCTCCTTGATGGAAGCAGGGGCACTTGGCGATATTCATACCTTTCAGGCTGCATGGAACGACTACGCCCCGGAGGTGGAGGGTCTTTGGCGCGAACAGGACCTGCCAGGCTCGGGCAGCTGGTTTGACTTAGGCGCTCATTTCATTGATCAGGCGCTTGAACTGTTTGGCATGCCGGAAACAATTTTCGCCGACCTTGAAATCCAGCGCCCGAATACGAATAATACCGATTATTTTCACGCGATTCTTGGCTATCCAAACCAGCGGGTTATTTTACAATCCAGCTTTCTCGCTGTCGGAGAAGTCCCGCGGTATATTGTGCACGGAACAAAAGGCAGCTTTGTAAAATACGGGTTTGATCCCCAGGAGGAAATGCTGATTAATGGGACATTGCCCGGGGACCGGGGATGGGCTGTGGAGGATGAAGCTTACTATGGGACGTTTACCGATGCCTACGGGGGAACAGAAAAAATCCCTACCCATCAGGGATCGTATGAGTCCTATTATGAAAAGATCGCCCGGGCCATCCAAGAGGATGGTAAAAATCCGGTGACCGCCATTGAAGCGAGCAGAGTCATTCGTCTGCTGGAGCTTGCTGAAAAAAGCGATTGGGAAAAACGGGTTATTTCAGTATCGTTCAATGAATAA
- a CDS encoding GntR family transcriptional regulator, with amino-acid sequence MKQQHSASDTAYEKIRDAIFEDKYERGEKLTEVKLADELGVSRTPVRDAMRKLEEEGLIKDKRVINPTIKDLMNTFDVRMLLEGFAVRQAARYMGPDQIEGLQRCVETAKQGTTEEIMEANKEFHDIIVRTSNNDVLIDTIERMQSVIFLFRRTVVYHQRPRLIEEHEGILEAIQNHEEDKAEALMKSHLKKDLDFSIHSW; translated from the coding sequence ATGAAGCAACAGCATTCTGCTTCAGATACGGCGTACGAAAAAATACGGGATGCCATATTTGAGGATAAATATGAACGCGGGGAAAAATTGACGGAAGTAAAACTGGCAGATGAACTTGGAGTCAGCCGGACGCCTGTAAGGGACGCCATGCGCAAGCTCGAAGAGGAGGGCTTGATTAAGGATAAGCGGGTGATTAACCCGACGATTAAAGATTTAATGAATACATTTGATGTGCGGATGCTGCTCGAAGGGTTTGCTGTCCGCCAGGCTGCCCGTTACATGGGACCTGACCAGATCGAAGGTCTGCAGAGGTGTGTAGAGACGGCGAAGCAGGGAACCACAGAAGAAATAATGGAAGCAAACAAGGAATTCCACGATATTATTGTCAGGACGAGCAATAACGATGTATTAATCGATACCATCGAACGGATGCAGTCAGTTATTTTTTTGTTCCGGAGAACAGTAGTGTACCATCAGAGGCCGCGTCTGATTGAAGAGCACGAGGGGATCCTTGAAGCGATTCAAAACCACGAGGAGGATAAAGCAGAAGCATTGATGAAAAGTCATTTAAAGAAGGACCTGGATTTTTCCATCCATTCCTGGTGA
- a CDS encoding four-carbon acid sugar kinase family protein, translated as MTQINDYINSLPDYDEKNVDALFKEAAQNIPHKIISLDDDPTGVQTVHGVPVYTDWEEETIREAFEDARQLVFILTNSRSFSEAETTKVHTDIAERIARVAEEKNQPFLLISRGDSTLRGHYPLETEVLKDTLEARTGKAVDGEILLPFFEQGNRRTAFDVHYIQQGEAFIPVAETEFARDRMFGFASSHLGEYVEEKTNGRFKKEDVISISIDDLRALDFEAIEAKLEQAASFQKIIVNAVSETDVKVFCTALFRTVQHQKNFLFRTAATFTKEIGGITRKPYLDAGSLFEHQSSNGGLVIIGSHVQKSTEQLEALKQLTEVQFVEFYCPAVMDEEAFQRETHRVQQIVDDSVKRGTTVCVYTSRERIDLEENRKEEELALSVKISDAVTSFVKNAAHQPAFVVAKGGITSSDVGTKGLLVKKAEVLGQIAPGVPVWQTDANSRFPEIPYVIFPGNVGEKETLKHVVQTLQEHI; from the coding sequence ATGACACAGATCAATGATTATATTAACTCCCTTCCAGATTATGATGAAAAGAACGTCGATGCTTTATTTAAGGAAGCAGCCCAAAACATACCTCATAAAATCATCTCCCTCGACGATGATCCCACAGGCGTGCAGACGGTCCACGGCGTACCGGTATACACAGACTGGGAGGAGGAGACCATTCGGGAGGCATTTGAAGACGCGCGGCAGCTGGTGTTCATTCTTACAAATTCGCGATCCTTCTCTGAAGCCGAAACAACGAAAGTTCATACCGACATCGCAGAGCGAATCGCCCGCGTGGCCGAAGAAAAAAATCAGCCGTTCCTGCTGATCAGCCGGGGAGATTCCACCCTGCGGGGCCACTACCCGCTTGAAACAGAGGTTTTAAAGGATACACTAGAAGCCCGGACAGGCAAGGCTGTGGACGGAGAAATTCTTCTTCCTTTTTTTGAACAGGGCAACCGGCGGACCGCCTTCGACGTGCACTACATTCAGCAGGGGGAAGCCTTTATACCCGTGGCGGAAACGGAATTTGCCAGAGACCGGATGTTTGGATTTGCTTCAAGTCACTTAGGGGAATATGTAGAAGAAAAAACAAACGGCCGATTTAAAAAGGAAGACGTTATTTCCATTTCCATCGACGATCTCCGGGCTCTCGATTTCGAAGCGATCGAAGCTAAACTCGAACAGGCTGCCTCCTTTCAAAAGATCATCGTCAACGCTGTGAGTGAAACAGATGTAAAAGTATTCTGCACCGCCCTGTTCCGGACCGTGCAACACCAAAAAAACTTTCTGTTCCGGACGGCGGCTACATTTACGAAAGAAATTGGCGGCATCACCCGCAAGCCTTATTTAGACGCGGGCAGTCTCTTCGAGCATCAAAGCAGCAATGGCGGCCTCGTTATTATTGGTTCCCATGTGCAAAAATCGACGGAGCAGCTTGAAGCTCTAAAACAGCTGACCGAGGTTCAATTCGTGGAATTTTATTGCCCTGCCGTGATGGATGAGGAAGCATTTCAGAGGGAAACCCACCGTGTTCAGCAAATTGTTGATGACTCCGTCAAGCGGGGGACTACGGTGTGTGTCTACACTTCGCGGGAGCGTATTGACTTAGAGGAAAATAGGAAAGAAGAAGAGCTGGCGCTATCCGTAAAAATTTCCGATGCAGTAACAAGCTTTGTGAAGAACGCTGCTCACCAGCCGGCATTTGTCGTTGCCAAGGGCGGTATTACATCAAGCGATGTCGGCACGAAGGGGCTGCTCGTTAAAAAAGCAGAAGTGCTCGGGCAGATTGCTCCCGGTGTGCCCGTCTGGCAGACAGATGCCAACAGCCGTTTTCCGGAAATTCCATATGTAATATTTCCGGGAAATGTAGGGGAAAAAGAAACATTAAAGCACGTCGTACAAACCTTACAAGAGCATATATAA